tatgtatttaaatttcgttttactcacaaattaatctaattttttattttaatatctagtGACACATTTAAAGGCAATGTTCATTTTGTGGTTGTTTCTGTGGTCGAAAGAGTGGTTACAACTTCAAGCATTGTTTCATTGTCATATTTACCCTTTTGAAGAGTTGGTAGATTTTAGAACAAAAATAATATGCTagttatttttgataattttggacAAGTAAACCCCAAAACATGAAGATCAATTGAGTTGAAATTGTAGACTTAAATATTGATTTATTGCAGATCAAGTCAAGTTACTTGCGAAACAAGTCAAGTCACTTTCTATAGTAAAATACTTAGGATTACACCAAGACTCTTATGGAATTATTATCATATGCTGACTTTTAGCTTCAGTTTATAGAAAAGTGATTAAATTATAACTCTTATGTAAAGAAAACTCAAGTAGTATATAATTTTAAGTTTTGCCTAGGTTAAAGGTACAAGTGGTGTGTACTGAAAGTCAGTAGCTTTGGAAAATGGGGTATTAGGACCTCGTTTTCATAAACTGAGCTCATAAAtatctttattaaatatttatggagtttttGTATAAATGGATTGAAGTTTGGTCTGGTAATTTTGATGacttgatagttaattaatgaaaaagaattaaattgtaaaaattacaaaaattaattGTTATAAATCTTTAATTGTTAAAGGGCCTAAATGGTAAATTAAATGAGGTTAAAAAGGCAATTAGACCATAGTACATATGGGTGGACGGTTTGGTTATAAATTTGAATTGTTTTATTGAATTTTTGAATCAAAATAAGGGttagataaatataataaaaCGTAATGAAAAGCCaacatcttttttattttttactttcttCTTTCACCGAAAATAAAACTTCAAAACTTTATTGTTGAACATCAAAGGTTCGGCCAACTTAGGGTCTTCGCATGGTAATATTTTTTAAGCtagtttttcataatttttatatttttgagatcattggaaTTAGATTTAACTATTTCGtatctttatttttaaaattgctaAAGATTTTTAAAGTTTCCAATTATGTtaatcaaagtttttaaatttttatggtatATTTTGAAGCTTAGAAATGAAATAGGATTAATTTTgtaagtaaattttgttagttttgagtTTGGGGACAAAATTATGAATATCTTAAATTtggtatgatttttttttttgtaaattgtgATAATATGAGGCTGTATAAGGACATAATTGAAGTGGGTTTAAAATTTGGAGTTCAAATTTGAAAGATATGATAAgttcgattttagggactaaattgaataaactgTAAAAAATTAGAGGTAGAAAAATAATGAAATTGAGTTGATACATGTTTATAGTTGGATGAAATAAGAGGgttgaaattgataaattgaatgaataattttatagatcaagaatggaCCAAATCAAAATTAATCGAGAAAAAAGATAAATTTGTTAATTAATCCTTAGAGAATTGACTACTTGTTGTTTTTCCACGTAAGTTCACGTagtataattgtatttaaattattttacatttaATTTTGGATTTGTATTTGTTTGATGTTAATTTGAATGGTTCACAATTTGATACAAAAGTGAGTTATGGATTGATTTGCaaaggaatgataaattgatggataaaaaaaataatatgttgaattgaattttgaGATATAAAATGAATTTATCATTGGTTATAATGACTTGAATCGcactagtatgaaattgattgattaccgagataaaaaaattaaatttaattaaatttaatatagtaTGACTGGGTGAAATTgtaaatttgactttgaaacaggATGAATTATATTGTCACTTATGTGAATTGATGAttgattgatgaaattatgatatgGAATTGAGAAATTGACTGATAAATGAAATTGAGGAATTgtaccctattaactgttcggacaaagtcagatatagttggcatgccatagggtaGGATGAATTTAAGGTTATACGACTACGTGTCAGGAGTGTTCGGCATACCCTTTTGTTGGttatacctgtaacacccctaacttgaattcgtcgccggaatagggttacagagcattaccagacttatttcttaaacaatcatacatttcatatacatttcttAAATCCAAACAAAAGTTATTCAAATAgaatcatatagtccctaacacGAGCTCTCGGGGTTTAAAAcaagcattagaagtggttcggagCTAAATCGAATACTtaataaatttttagaaaaacatagaaaattttcaaagtgcaggggacacacgtccgtgtggccaggccatgtgtctcacatggtcaaaagacacgcccgtgtcacagtccatgtggacatttgaaatgggatcatatggccgtgtcctagcccgtgtccaaccctgtgtaactctctgatttgggtcacacggctaaccacacgcccgtgtgcctggccgtgtgaaaactagagagtgtactaacttatgccacacgaccaagtcacacgcttgtgtgctaggccgtgtgaagctcctgacttggtttctaaagaaatatcaggggacacacgaccgtgtcacctggtcatgtgtcacacacggctaagacacacgcccgtgtctctacctatgtggacaaaaataggctatgtttcaagccacatttctcacccaaatttgcatcaACCTAAACACATCCAATAGCATATGACCCTAAcatcaataggcattcaaaccaatcacaACCAAGTCCAAATCATGTTTTACCAATACCAAAAATAAACAATGCTCATAAACTTCACAATTTGGCATTCAAAATCATACCAATATTACTTCCAAAAATTGCCTAAAGGGTCAAATGCATATATATTTTTGTGCCTACACATAACCAATATACTATTTCTCAATCTCAACCACTTGATGCTCAAACTTTCCAAATCACAATCAAGGCATTTCCAGGGCAATCCAAATACATACAAAATGAGAATatccacatatatacatacatataccaaCATATCCCAAATCAAGTCATATTAAATGACTAATTACATAACCAAAATATATAGGCTTCCATTAGccaaataacctatacatgccatagaaccaaaatacacaaagtttaaaagtaccaaaacaacggctggatagtgtgataggatctccgacAACTACCAATCCGAGCAAGcttcgaaatcactataaaacacggaaaagtaaacagagtaagctattaagcttagtaagctcatatgtctAATAAGCacaacttaccattcattttcaATTCAAAGAAtcataattaaacatatataagtTTCAATCAAATTCAAAGGTTAGCACATAGTCATAATGATGTTAGTCATGTATGAATACATCAATTATAAATTACTTGCCATACTTCTCACAAATACCTGAATTGGTTCGTATCATCTTTTATATCATCGTAACATCATCTTTAcccattaaaccatttggaatactatcggacactcgggaatctcgcacactaagtgccaatacatggtcgaaaccatttCTATCATATATCTCGTATAAATATTCACTCTCAAGCTATCACTGGGTCAGCTCACACAAcggtcaagatgtagctacacggtgttgctcacacaagctaacgagtAACTACAACACATGTTgaaaaactcagccaccggtagaacgtatggaccagcacccaaaacacagtaacccctaatgacatgtcatttgtatcctatctattcctataGTTCAACCGGAATTTATACATTGCTGACAACTCATTGAGAATTTCCATGGTATCGTAAcatcacaattatatcaattaagcattcaaacgcatataatttaatgcttattaaacatacgaacttacctcgaattagtaCGGAGAAAATCGACCTATCAATCcactactttgtttttcccccgatctaaatttgaacgttgcttttcttgatctatataatcaaatttaacttatttaaatatcattctattcaatttaacccaaaatttatattatggaaaaattactatttttcccctaaacatttaactctttacaatttagtccctaggctcgtaaaatggaattcattcaattttatccatacctaagcctagccgaatattaaaAATACCTatagaagcccatatttttcccatattcacacttttaccacacaatttatcacatttctcaatctaatccctaatttgcaatttcattcaaaatcacttaacaaatgttgtttatctaacaacaaccattcattttctatcatcaaacataaaaaaaaacatacacattcatcaatggaaaaattcAAACAActcaatagttttgcaaattagtctttgggctagctagatacctacaacgactccaaaaacatagaaatcattaaaaacggatcaAAATTCAGTCACCAATTGAGCTTGCAAGCTTGGCCAAACCTAGCATGCATCTATGGAGGTTTCTTTCTTTGGTTTTTAAGTGGAATAAGatagaaaagatgatagcttttgtcttttctttattttactaacatatatttcttaatttaccattttaaccttaattatttACCTTTACTAAacacattaataatttccataaTTGTCCGCTCAACATGTCAATGGTTTAGTTATAACATAAACCCTCCaatcatttaatttcatagctattaaatCCCTTTACTTATAGAACACCAGTTTtgtactttacgcgatttagtcttttttatcaaattgagcatgcaaacgataaaatttcttaacgaaatttttatacgaccttGCTAACATACAGtaaacactaaaataataataaaataaatatttcaacttcagatttgtggtctcaaaaccactattctgatttaattgAAAACAGACTGTTACAATATCGACTAGTGCTGGGTACATCTATTTGGTGGTTATATCGACCAGTGCTGTATGCAACTTACTATTTTTAGATTTATCTAATAGACACTAGGTGACAAATTGGTGTggttggttggatccatgtatccgttTGAGTTTGTGTTAGGTTAATAAGGGTATAAAATGTGATATTTGATTTGTGAGATATAAATTGGATTGATAATTGTGATATGGTAatacaaagttgaattttgatAGTATTGAATGCTCATATGTATCAGATATATGAGCAGGAGGGCCAATATGAAAATGTGATAAATTTATGAATTTGACTCAGAATTTGAACAATAAAACGGAATAATGACTATTATTATATTGACATTGGATGTAATGTTGACaacaaaatgaaataatatgATATAATCTTTTGATCGATTAGTTGAAGCTTGTATACATTAATACATTTGGACCATTGAGACTTTTAATTGTATCTGTAAATTGGAATGTTGATTGGAATATTGTGAATGGTATTGAGTTGCTGATTCCATGTGATtggtattaaaattaattaaaattctaaatgtttgaattattatatgaattagttATATGATGAACTTACCTTGTTGATTTATGATTGCCATGTTTAGGCAAAATTGTCCAGTTGAATAGTTTGTTGTGTTAAATCGTAAAAAAAGAGAGTAAGATGTTGTTTAAATACCAgtaaacttactaagaatttataaTGCTTACTTTACTCTTGTTTCCTTTTCCCTGTAGATTGTCAACTTGATGAATGTGTTAGACGAATTATCGAGAAGCTCACACTATCATCTTGTTGATTTGGTAATCTTTTAATTGTTTAAAGCTCgattttgtggcatgtatataggtgaTTTGTCTTGGTCAATCTTGAGTGTTGATTCTTTAGTTATTGAATGTGGTTTCTATTTTGATTGGTTATATGCTATGTACATAGGTTGATATCTGTAAGTGTTTTGCATGATTGACAATGGTATTGAAGGCTTGCATATGATGTTTACATGTCTtatatttcaatatatatatgtatgtgtgtgtATAAGTGATGAAATTTAATGGTTTGCTTATTCTTAAGAATGGCTTGATGCATAAGCGATTAATATAGAAATAAATGGATAAAGAATATGTGCATGATTTCAATGATGTAAAAGGTAGAAATGGAGATGTCATTTATGTACTAAATGAGGTATATTTGGAAGTTGATTTATATGATCTAAAGTGTTCTTGTTCAGGGGTTACTTGGTGCCAATATGACATGATAACTGGTGTTGGTTGTGGATGATAAATGAATATTTTGCATATATGAGAAGGTTGAGTAATATGGAGTGAATAGCATAAATGATATTAATTGAGTTGAATGAATTGGAATGTTTTAGAAATCATTGACTTGTGATGGTGCCATTGAGGCATACTGGTTAGTGAATTAGGGGATTGATATATGTATGTTTTGGcttgattttgaaatgttttgaacAATTTTTTGAATTGCCAAAATGTGTTTTGAAGTTACTTCAAAAATTGAATTTGAAGCAAACACTTTATGATCTATTTGGTACCACACAAGCGGCCACATAGTAGTGCGAGATACACGGGCCGAAGGCACGACCGTGTGCAGTTTGTAAAATATTAACATTTTGGTCCACACGATCCTCATTTGTTACATTGCTTAGCTACATAGCCATGTGACTACTAGAAGGCATGGTTAtttttgtgccacacggtcacagagagttacacggcctgggtcCACGGCCACGTGACATATGTTTTTCATACTTGtctttaactttaaaaaaatgtttaaattttatctttatttgtgctactttaaaaaaatgtttaaattttatctttatttgtgCTCGAGTAAACTTAAGAGTTTTCGTAAGTTAGAATAAGAGTCGAATCTAATTATATATCATAAAAATTCAGTGTTTATGACATGAATGATTATTTGAAGgatttatttatgatataattgATCTGTAATTTTGGGAACgttgcaaattagtcctaattgaaTTATAGGTGATACTGGAGCCGTAAGCTCGTATAAGGCCTTGGAAATGTTGTATTTGGTGTTTATGAATTGAATTCGCTTggattgtatgatttatgtttaaTTTGAGTATTAATTTTGTAATTGTGAAGTATTCTATGTTTATTTGAAAATCGTTATGAACTGGATGCGTTTTGTTCCAGTTGTGACTATAACATTCCATAGCTCGAGTCTGGCGACTGAACCGAGTAATAGGTGTTACATCACAGAGACTTTTACCACCCTTAAAAGGCTCTTATATACTACCTGTAATGGGCTTTCATATGCTAGTGTGCAACTTTCTCCGTACAATTTGCTTAAACCTTCGTAAATCCTCATTGTTAATTTGAACACATAAGTGTTCCCCATAAAGTTGAGGTCATTCACCAATCTCGGTTTGCATTCACATGCCATATTAGAGGAAAAACTTATAACATATCATATTCTCTTTCTCTATTACTCCTCCCATCCTAATCGCACTTCGACAAACCTCCACAACTCCGTATAATTCATGCACATGCATTTCATACACAAGCAATCAACCGATACTATTGTTTATGCACAATACAGATTACGCGAAACGTTTCATCTATTCAACATGGTTAAACTTAAAACCAATTATGCATTTTCATATCTATACAAAGTTGTAGAGTAACTCATCATTTACACAACATTCACTTAGACATACCCAGCACACAATACTAAAAATACATAAACAACCATTTAAGACCTGAGTTCTGGAACTCACCTAAAGGTCAACGCCAAATTCATCTACTTAACTTTTCCCTTACTACCCGAGCCTCCGACTTACAAAACATCAACCATTTCAGAATTTCCAACAAAGATAATTCATTATTATAAGAACCATACTTTGTTTGCAAGCAAATGTCATTTAAATGATTATCCACAATCTTATCCAAAAAGAATAAAATTGATGGATAACTGAAATCCTtaactttctttccttttcttataTCCGTTCATATGAAGAGATTAGGAAACTTATCAGCTTACAAAATTTCCAGTTTCTTAGGCTCACACTTCAGTCTCTTCCCTCCATTCATAATGCTCTTCAACCCTTCTTTCTTCCAGAACAGACCAGAGAAGAAGATGAAAGAAGATTAGAAAAATGAAATAATAGCCTGGAGAACAACGTCTCTCTCTCTCTTATATAATACTCCCACACTTTCTTCACCGGTATCAATTCAACAACCAAGTGTATATATCCATAATCATCATGTGTCCCACTAAGAAACTTTCTAGTTCAAATGTAATCGAACTGTAGTTGAAATCCAATCTTTCCACAACTAGTTCGCAAATCTCTCTTATTTGCATTAGAGCCCAATCAATTTGTAAGTTTTTCAACTTAGTATCCAAAATCACCATTCCAACTTAAACTTAATATTTCGAGGTGTGACACCCGAAAAAAGGGCTTAGGTAAATTTTAAGGCCTGTTTTCTATATAGGTCGGGATTGGGCAAGATTTTTTTAGCCTGAGCTCATCTCGACcaaaatatattatgttataaaaataattaaattacttatatctATTaagtaataattatatatatatatatatatatatatttatatttatattaaatcactaaTACAGTAACAATTAAACCCATTAAgcaaaacctaaaaaaaaattacccaactaaataactaaaacatttattatatttatttgtgtttttaatataataaaagatttattatatttatggtatcgcttttaatataaatattttttaatgtgttagaaagtttttattttaactttagtgtattatatatttttaaaaattttattttaaaataaaaattaatattaaaaattaaatatagatGAACCAAGATTAGAACCTAAATTTACCTTTTTAAATTAATCAAATACTGAGATGAATCAAGTCGAACCCAAATTTACTATTCTTAAATTAAATtgagtttaaataaaaataaacctattTTTGAACCGAGCAAAtctaaacttaaaaattttaatttatatacctTGGATTTGATATAAacccgacccgacccgacccgacccgacccgacccTTCAACATTTTTAGTCTGATCCATGACAAATACACACACGGTGGTACATCCACCATCCAAAAACATTATAACCCAGAAATCCTCCCACGTAAAGCGCCACGTGTCATCCAATCCTACCCTCCGCTCAATCTATCACCTTTAAAAAAAGATTCACCAATACTACTCAACCTTCTTTTCTCTCTCTCCCCTACATCCACCACCACTCGCTATGGATACCCTCCTCCACCCTTCAACAAGTTCCATGGCCAAACGCCCTTGCCCTTCTTCCGCCGAAAACCCTATGCTTCCTTCTTCCTTCTCTCAGATGGACAACCTCCTCCTctctttcctttctctctccgaTTCCTCTCCTCCTGTTTCCCTCGACCTTTCCTTCGACCGCCTCCTCGAATCTGCTCCTTCCGACGCTGATCAGTCTCTCCTGATCGATCGTGCTCACAATCTCGGTTCCCTTCTCCTCCGTGCCGCCAATCGCTCTGCTCGGAAACGTGCTTCGCTTCATAACTCCATCGCCTGGGCCCTCCCTCCTGATCTCACCATCAAGGTAAATACCATCTTCTTCCACATTTTTTCATCGACGGCTTTGATTTCCTTTTTTCGTGATTTTTTATTGCAGGTGTTTTCGATGTTAGATTCGCAGAGTCTTTGTTACGCCGCGGCAACGTGTTCGATGTTTAACAAGTGTGCCATGGATCCTTTGTGCTATGCCAATATTGACCTCACCACTGTCGTGCCTAAGGTTAATAATGCCGTTGTCTCCACCATGATCCAACGAGCCGGAAAATCGTTCCGGTAAGATTTCCTTCCATTTTTTTCGCTATTGCAATTCAACATTTAAATTAAGTAATAAATACAGGATCTTAAACCGATACTTAAGTTACCTTTTTCGTTGCAAAAAAGTGTTGTTATCGCTTATAATATCTTCAGTCTTGACATActttctataaaaaaaaaaatggtctttgacatattgaaaatatttttacAGAGTTCATTAATTAGTAACTCAGAAGTTGTTCTTGCCATTtcctttatattatatattatgaaaaAAGATTAATGTGACTTAGTATTAGCTAGTTGATTTGTATTTAAATGTGGTTGTTTATTTTGCTATATTTCTTCTTACTTACCAtgttttgaatggttatttagatCTCTTAAGCTTGGAATTGTACCTGGCCCAACGTCGTCTCCTGGTTCCTGCCAACCATTGGTTTATAGCATCAGGAATTCTGTAGATGTATCTAGCTTTTCTTGGAACGACAAAAAGACCAGGCAAGGGAAGGAATCATCTATTCTTACAAGGTCCTGCTTATACCCATTAAGTGGGGACAATGGTGCCGCTGGGTATGGTTGAATGCATTGACTTCTTGTTTAGAATGTGATTTATGTAATAAGTTCATTTTGTTCTTATCATTTGGTATTTTCATTTGTAAGGACTCTTTTGAGGAGGTTGCATCTTTACAATATTGAAAGAATGGACAATGCATCATTTTGTGTGGCATTAGCTGCTTGCCCTTCTTTACTTGATTTGGAAATTGTTGGCCTGTAAGTGTCTCTATTTAAGCTGGTTTTACATTTCTCAGCCCTACCGTTTTGCCTTTTCCTTTCTTCTCTGTTGGCTTGAGCATGCAGTATGGCGCTATAGCAGCTGGATGATATAACAAGCGGTAAAAACTTACAACTTTAAAGTTGTTCCTACATATGGAAAAATATGGAACGACAAATCAAAGAAAAAAACAGTCACAAAAAGATTGATTTTCCATGTGCACAAACATAAATATGCATACTGATGTCAATACTAAATGTAACATTCTGTATTAATTAAAGAAGTACTTCTATCCTTGTGTTTTGTTAGTTTTAATGCAATTTGCTTTGCAATTATTTGTGATACCAGTATTGTTTTAGCAGAGTAGctgattctttttttttcttctttgtttaacTTTCAAATTTGTTCAATCACCCTCCTTTTGATGCAGTCATGTTGAGCTGAGGCAAACTCTGATATCAGTGAGCTCAAATTGTCACTTGATAGAGCGTTTATTCTTCGAGTCTTCTAAAACAGGTATGGACTCTCTTCATGAGTGTGTCTTTAAGTGCTCTAACACACCTGCTCAAAGTTCATGATAATGCAGGAAGGGATGACAGCTTGAAATCGCCGACATGTGTGGATTTGGTGAACAATTGTCCTAATATTTCTTCTTTGTCGCTGAGAGGTTTTAAACTTCAGGATTATAAAGTTCGCATTCTTGTTAAGGTATGCACTTGTTTTATGttgttaaggttttttttttggcCAGAGTTGCTAAGTTGTGATTGACATATAATCTCAATGATTTGAAGGTATTAGGAAGGGTCGGGTTGCATAAATATCTTGACTTCTGGTCGAGTGGGTGTTGTATGCC
This is a stretch of genomic DNA from Gossypium arboreum isolate Shixiya-1 chromosome 11, ASM2569848v2, whole genome shotgun sequence. It encodes these proteins:
- the LOC108474058 gene encoding F-box protein SKIP17, whose product is MDTLLHPSTSSMAKRPCPSSAENPMLPSSFSQMDNLLLSFLSLSDSSPPVSLDLSFDRLLESAPSDADQSLLIDRAHNLGSLLLRAANRSARKRASLHNSIAWALPPDLTIKVFSMLDSQSLCYAAATCSMFNKCAMDPLCYANIDLTTVVPKVNNAVVSTMIQRAGKSFRSLKLGIVPGPTSSPGSCQPLVYSIRNSVDVSSFSWNDKKTRQGKESSILTRSCLYPLSGDNGAAGTLLRRLHLYNIERMDNASFCVALAACPSLLDLEIVGLHVELRQTLISVSSNCHLIERLFFESSKTGRDDSLKSPTCVDLVNNCPNISSLSLRGFKLQDYKVRILVKGFRKLKYADFSTSYLISGTFLRNLGSGFGGNLLEVLILRDCMHLKEVEVARFLTAVLAGDFKFLRYLDISNREGLASEGDWYQRSYNSSIIPLKQVLEVRPNICLLAEFPSEGCYIDIDHMFDSDVNSEISLPSQLSSHTSDGSLLMSSSESSYNSDQGSGNEEYQVSGFVIYEESSDEVDFLVV